Proteins encoded together in one Hymenobacter monticola window:
- a CDS encoding SulP family inorganic anion transporter: protein MPSVSAYLSEYKVNVKNEILAGLTTALALVPEVVAFALLAHISPLVGIGSAFIICLITSMFGGRPGMISGAAGSVAVVIVALVEQHGAEYLFLAVALMGLIQIAIGLLKLGKFIRLVPQPVVYGFVNGLAVIIFMAQLEQFKVRDAAGAEHWLTGSALLLMAGLVGLTMAIVYFLPKLTKAVPASLVAIVVTSGLVIFGGLQTKAVGDIASIAGGLPVPHLPQVPFTWATFALVLPYAFIMALVGLTESLLTLTVVDEMTDTRGRGNQDCVAQGLANVASGLTGGMGGCAMIGQTMVNLESRGRGRLSGVVAAVALALFVVVGAPVIERLPLAALVGVMFMVVIGTFEWASLRILRRMPRTDVAVMLLVTLVTAISQNLALAVLLGVVVSALAFAWENAKRIRARHHLDAAGAKHYEIYGPLFFGSVQAFGEKFDVAQDPAKVIIDFRESRVADMSAIDALHKLTERYHRAGKTLHLRHLSPDCRQLLNNAGALIEVNMEEDPQYAVVGEERGY, encoded by the coding sequence ATGCCTTCCGTTTCCGCTTATTTATCTGAATACAAAGTCAACGTTAAAAACGAAATCCTCGCGGGGCTGACCACCGCGCTGGCCCTGGTGCCGGAGGTGGTGGCCTTCGCGCTGCTGGCTCACATCAGCCCGTTGGTGGGCATCGGGTCGGCGTTTATTATTTGCCTTATCACCAGTATGTTCGGCGGGCGGCCGGGCATGATTTCGGGCGCGGCCGGCTCGGTGGCCGTGGTCATTGTGGCCCTAGTAGAGCAGCACGGGGCCGAATACCTGTTCCTGGCCGTGGCCCTGATGGGCCTGATTCAGATTGCCATCGGCCTGCTGAAGCTGGGCAAGTTCATCCGGCTGGTGCCGCAGCCGGTGGTGTATGGCTTCGTCAATGGATTGGCCGTCATTATCTTCATGGCGCAGCTGGAACAGTTCAAGGTGCGCGACGCGGCCGGGGCCGAACATTGGCTCACGGGCTCCGCGCTGCTGCTGATGGCGGGGCTGGTGGGCCTCACGATGGCCATTGTGTACTTCCTGCCGAAGCTCACGAAGGCGGTGCCGGCCTCGCTGGTGGCCATTGTGGTGACGTCGGGGCTGGTGATTTTTGGCGGGCTGCAAACCAAGGCCGTGGGCGACATTGCCTCCATCGCGGGCGGACTGCCGGTACCGCACTTGCCGCAGGTGCCCTTCACCTGGGCCACGTTCGCGCTGGTGCTGCCCTACGCCTTCATCATGGCGCTGGTGGGTCTCACCGAAAGCCTGCTCACCCTCACGGTGGTGGATGAAATGACCGATACCCGCGGCCGTGGCAACCAGGACTGCGTGGCCCAGGGCTTGGCCAACGTGGCCTCGGGCCTGACCGGCGGCATGGGCGGCTGCGCCATGATTGGCCAGACCATGGTCAACCTCGAATCCAGGGGGCGCGGGCGGCTGTCGGGCGTGGTGGCGGCGGTGGCGCTGGCCTTGTTCGTGGTAGTGGGCGCGCCCGTGATTGAGCGGCTGCCGCTGGCCGCGCTGGTGGGCGTGATGTTTATGGTGGTCATCGGCACGTTTGAGTGGGCCAGCCTGCGCATCCTGCGTCGCATGCCCCGCACCGACGTGGCGGTGATGCTGCTCGTCACGCTCGTCACGGCCATTTCGCAAAACCTGGCGCTGGCCGTGCTGCTGGGCGTGGTGGTGTCGGCCCTGGCCTTTGCCTGGGAAAACGCCAAGCGCATCCGCGCTCGCCACCACCTCGACGCGGCCGGCGCCAAGCACTACGAAATCTACGGCCCGCTCTTTTTCGGCTCGGTGCAGGCCTTCGGCGAGAAGTTCGACGTGGCCCAGGACCCCGCCAAAGTCATCATCGACTTCCGCGAAAGCCGCGTGGCCGACATGTCCGCCATCGACGCCCTCCACAAACTCACCGAGCGCTACCACCGCGCCGGCAAAACCCTGCACCTGCGCCACCTCAGCCCCGATTGCCGCCAGCTGCTGAACAACGCCGGCGCGCTGATTGAGGTGAATATGGAGGAGGACCCGCAGTATGCCGTGGTGGGGGAGGAGCGGGGGTATTAA
- a CDS encoding glutamate synthase subunit beta, whose translation MPNPTGFKEFARELPPKAAPQERVAHNHEFVGTYSEGQLTQQAARCMDCGIPFCHSGCPLGNIIPEFNDAVREEKWEDAYQILSATNNFPEFTGRICPAPCEAACVLSIHSSPVAIEEIEKHIIEIAFSKGYVQPTAPVLKSGKTVAVVGSGPAGLAAAAQLAKAGHSVTVFERDDRPGGLLRYGIPDFKLDKWVIDRRIDLLKEDGISFRCNTEIGRDVSFAQLSRDFHAVVLAGGASVPRDLNIPGRELPGIHFAMDYLTQHNRRVSALDLPDAPIWVEGQDVVVIGSGDTGSDCVGTANRQRARSVTQFALMHQPGTERPAHTPWPLEPHIFRSSTSHEEGCQRYWGINTKAFLGDENGKLRALRVSDVTWETDVLGRRIRFEEVPDSDREIPCQRVLLALGFTGPRVEGLLNELEIDLDPRGNVLADDKTFVTNQPNVFVAGDMRRGQSLVVWAISEGREAARQVDLLLTGKTALPSKNAVGMFA comes from the coding sequence ATGCCTAACCCCACCGGTTTCAAAGAATTCGCCCGCGAGCTGCCGCCCAAGGCCGCGCCGCAGGAGCGCGTGGCCCACAACCACGAATTCGTAGGCACTTATTCCGAAGGGCAGCTCACCCAGCAGGCGGCCCGCTGCATGGATTGCGGCATCCCGTTCTGCCATTCGGGCTGCCCGCTGGGCAACATCATCCCCGAATTCAACGATGCCGTGCGGGAGGAGAAGTGGGAAGATGCCTACCAGATTCTCAGCGCCACCAACAACTTCCCGGAGTTCACCGGCCGCATCTGCCCCGCGCCGTGCGAGGCGGCCTGCGTGCTCAGCATTCACAGCAGCCCGGTGGCCATTGAGGAAATCGAGAAGCACATCATCGAAATTGCCTTCTCAAAAGGCTACGTGCAGCCCACGGCTCCGGTCCTGAAATCGGGCAAAACGGTGGCCGTGGTGGGCTCGGGCCCGGCCGGGCTGGCGGCGGCGGCGCAGTTGGCCAAAGCTGGCCACAGCGTCACGGTGTTTGAGCGCGACGACCGGCCCGGCGGCCTGCTTCGCTACGGCATCCCCGATTTCAAGCTGGACAAATGGGTCATTGACCGCCGCATCGACTTGCTGAAGGAAGACGGCATCAGCTTTCGCTGCAACACCGAAATCGGCCGCGACGTGTCCTTCGCCCAGCTCTCCCGCGACTTCCACGCCGTGGTGCTGGCCGGCGGCGCCAGCGTGCCGCGCGACCTGAACATTCCCGGCCGCGAGCTGCCGGGCATCCACTTCGCCATGGACTACCTCACCCAGCACAACCGCCGGGTGAGCGCGCTGGACCTGCCCGATGCGCCCATCTGGGTGGAGGGCCAGGATGTGGTGGTCATCGGCAGCGGCGACACGGGCTCTGACTGCGTGGGCACGGCCAACCGCCAGCGGGCACGCTCCGTCACGCAGTTTGCCCTCATGCACCAGCCCGGCACCGAGCGCCCCGCCCACACGCCCTGGCCACTGGAGCCGCACATTTTCCGCAGCAGCACCTCGCACGAAGAAGGCTGCCAGCGCTACTGGGGCATCAACACCAAAGCCTTTCTCGGGGATGAAAACGGCAAGCTCCGCGCCCTACGCGTGAGCGACGTGACTTGGGAAACCGACGTGCTGGGCCGCCGTATCCGCTTCGAAGAGGTGCCCGATTCCGACCGCGAAATCCCCTGCCAGCGCGTGCTGCTGGCCCTGGGCTTCACCGGCCCCCGCGTGGAGGGCCTCCTCAACGAGCTGGAAATCGACCTTGACCCGCGCGGCAACGTGCTGGCCGACGACAAGACCTTCGTCACGAACCAGCCCAACGTCTTCGTGGCCGGCGACATGCGCCGCGGCCAGTCGCTGGTCGTCTGGGCCATCTCGGAAGGCCGCGAAGCCGCCCGGCAAGTGGATTTGCTGCTAACGGGCAAGACCGCGCTACCGAGCAAAAATGCGGTGGGAATGTTTGCGTAG
- the gltB gene encoding glutamate synthase large subunit, with translation MNPNAAQGLYRPEFEHDACGTGFITSLNGRKTHQTITDALTMLENMEHRGACGCDSDSGDGAGLLLQIPHWFLLQECVALNIRLPEPGSYGVGMGFLPKDEKLREACREVINGAAARLGFPLLGYRPVPVNPTGIGPTALAAEPVMEQVFFGRPAGITNQDDFERKLYVLRRLIFKTVRETVPAAMEVFYFASLSCKTIVYKGQLTTYQVRGYFPDLSDERVTSAFGLVHSRFSTNTFPSWKLAQPFRFLAHNGEINTLRGNLNWFYAGLRSYVSPYFSAEEMDMLLPVVDAGQSDSACLDNVVEILLHSGRPLPHVMMMLVPEAWDGNTQMDPLKKAFYEFHATFMEPWDGPAALIFTDGQQIGAMLDRNGLRPLRYLETTDGRVLVASEAGVLGIDPATVVQKGRLQPGKMLLVDTEAGRIITDEELKAQAAGRQPYGEWLNEYQIRLEELPEPRQMFTDLAADAVFKYHLVFGYTREDIDVLITPMALDGKEPIGSMGVDVPLAVLSDQPQHLSSYFKQFFAQVTNPPIDPIRERLVMSLATFLGNNGNILDEDKHHCHCVALRQPILSNHELEKLRSIDTGMFNAKTLQTYFRADGKPGALEDGLARLCRYAEDAVHDGFEVLILSDRAVDSLHAPIPSLLAVSAVHHHLIKLGCRGSVGLVVEAGDVWEVHHFACLLSFGATAINPYLALSTVRTMREAGHLNTSLDQSQLTRNYIKAVCEGLLKIFSKMGISTLQSYHGAQVFEILGLNQAVVDAYFCGAVTRIGGLGLDEIARETLYKHFQGFKSTTPEEQTLLPDGGLYHWRRRGEAHMFNPETVHLLQLATRTNNYATYQRYAKLVNEQPERMFTLRGLLDFAHHRDAIPLDEVEPAEGIMRRFATGAMSFGSISHEAHSTLAIAMNRIGGKSNTGEGGEDPLRYEIMPNGDSMRSAIKQVASARFGVTAHYLTNADELQIKMAQGAKPGEGGQLPGHKVDEWIAKVRHATPGVGLISPPPHHDIYSIEDLAQLIFDLKNANRAARINVKLVSKAGVGTIAAGVAKAHADVILIAGYDGGTGASPISSIKHAGLPWELGLAEAHQTLVRNQLRSRVVLQADGQLKTGRDLAVAALLGAEEWGVATAALVAGGCVMMRKCHLNTCPVGVATQDPELRKLFTGQPEHIVSLFRFLAEELREIMAELGFRTINEMVGRPEFLKVREGITHWKARHLDLADMLHPAVNISGGTLYNSEAQDHGIRGILDWQLLEHAQPALNEQTPVFAEFEVQNIDRTIGTLLSNEIAKRYHAAGLPDNTINYRFRGSAGQSFGAFSVRGLNFTLEGEANDYVGKGLSGAQLAIFPSPAAHFVPEQNIIIGNVALYGATSGAMFVRGQAGERFAVRNSGATAVVEGVGDHGCEYMTGGRALILGQTGRNFAAGMSGGIAWVYDPNGTFPQNCNPEMVELDPLDADDEDQIQELLRQHVELTGSQVAAFLLGNWQEEAGKFVKVFPSEYKKVLQKARYAEVG, from the coding sequence CCCAGGGCCTCTACCGCCCCGAATTTGAGCACGATGCCTGCGGAACCGGCTTCATTACCTCCCTCAACGGCCGCAAGACACACCAGACCATCACCGATGCGCTGACCATGCTGGAAAACATGGAGCACCGCGGCGCCTGCGGCTGCGATTCCGACTCCGGCGACGGGGCCGGCCTGCTGCTCCAGATTCCGCACTGGTTTCTGCTGCAAGAGTGCGTGGCGCTGAATATCCGCCTGCCCGAACCGGGCAGCTACGGCGTGGGCATGGGCTTTTTGCCAAAAGACGAAAAGCTGCGCGAGGCCTGCCGCGAGGTTATCAACGGAGCCGCCGCGCGGCTGGGATTTCCGCTGCTGGGCTACCGGCCGGTGCCGGTGAACCCGACCGGCATCGGTCCCACGGCGCTGGCGGCTGAGCCCGTGATGGAGCAGGTGTTCTTCGGCCGCCCGGCGGGCATTACGAACCAGGATGACTTCGAGCGCAAGCTCTACGTGCTGCGCCGCCTGATTTTCAAAACGGTGCGCGAGACGGTGCCGGCGGCGATGGAGGTGTTTTACTTCGCCTCACTCTCGTGCAAAACCATCGTCTACAAGGGCCAGCTGACCACCTACCAAGTGCGCGGCTACTTCCCCGACCTCAGCGACGAGCGGGTGACGTCGGCATTTGGGCTGGTGCATTCGCGGTTTTCCACCAATACGTTTCCGAGTTGGAAGCTGGCCCAGCCGTTCCGGTTTTTGGCGCATAATGGCGAGATTAATACGCTTAGGGGCAATCTGAACTGGTTTTATGCCGGGTTGCGCAGCTACGTGTCGCCGTACTTTTCGGCGGAGGAAATGGACATGCTGCTGCCGGTGGTCGATGCCGGGCAGTCGGACTCGGCCTGCCTCGATAACGTGGTGGAAATCCTGCTGCACTCGGGCCGCCCGTTGCCGCACGTGATGATGATGCTGGTGCCCGAGGCCTGGGACGGCAACACCCAGATGGACCCGCTCAAAAAGGCCTTCTACGAGTTCCACGCCACGTTTATGGAACCCTGGGACGGCCCGGCCGCCCTCATTTTCACCGATGGCCAGCAGATTGGGGCCATGCTGGACCGCAACGGCCTGCGCCCCCTGCGCTACCTCGAAACCACCGACGGCCGCGTGCTGGTAGCCTCCGAGGCCGGCGTGTTGGGCATCGACCCCGCCACCGTGGTGCAGAAAGGCCGCCTGCAGCCCGGCAAGATGCTGCTGGTCGACACTGAGGCCGGCCGCATCATCACCGATGAAGAATTGAAGGCCCAGGCCGCCGGCCGTCAGCCCTACGGCGAGTGGCTGAATGAGTACCAGATTCGGCTAGAGGAATTGCCCGAGCCCCGCCAGATGTTTACGGATTTGGCCGCCGACGCGGTTTTCAAGTACCACCTAGTGTTCGGCTACACCCGCGAGGACATCGACGTGCTCATTACGCCAATGGCGCTGGACGGCAAGGAGCCCATCGGCTCGATGGGCGTGGATGTGCCGTTGGCCGTGCTTTCCGACCAGCCGCAGCACCTGAGCAGCTACTTCAAGCAGTTTTTCGCGCAGGTCACCAACCCACCCATCGACCCCATCCGGGAGCGGCTGGTGATGAGCCTGGCCACCTTTCTGGGCAACAACGGCAACATTCTGGACGAGGACAAGCACCACTGCCACTGCGTAGCGCTGCGCCAGCCCATCCTCAGCAACCACGAGCTGGAAAAGCTGCGCAGCATCGACACGGGCATGTTCAATGCCAAGACCTTGCAAACTTATTTCCGGGCCGATGGCAAGCCCGGCGCCCTCGAAGATGGCCTCGCCCGCCTCTGCCGCTACGCCGAAGACGCGGTGCACGACGGGTTTGAAGTGCTGATTCTATCGGACCGCGCCGTGGACTCCCTGCACGCGCCCATTCCCTCGCTGCTGGCGGTTTCGGCCGTGCATCACCACCTCATTAAGCTCGGCTGCCGGGGCTCGGTGGGCTTGGTGGTAGAGGCCGGCGACGTGTGGGAAGTACATCATTTTGCCTGTTTGCTGTCGTTCGGGGCCACGGCCATCAACCCCTACCTGGCGCTTTCCACGGTGCGGACAATGCGCGAGGCGGGTCACCTCAACACCTCGCTCGACCAGTCGCAGCTCACGCGCAACTACATCAAAGCCGTGTGCGAAGGCCTGCTGAAGATTTTTTCGAAGATGGGGATTTCGACTTTGCAGAGCTACCACGGCGCGCAGGTATTCGAGATTCTGGGGCTGAACCAAGCCGTAGTGGACGCCTACTTCTGCGGCGCGGTCACGCGCATCGGCGGGCTGGGGCTGGATGAAATTGCCCGCGAAACACTGTACAAACACTTTCAGGGGTTCAAATCGACCACGCCCGAAGAGCAAACCTTGCTGCCCGACGGCGGCCTCTACCACTGGCGACGGCGCGGCGAGGCGCACATGTTCAACCCCGAAACCGTGCACCTGCTGCAGTTGGCGACGCGTACGAACAACTACGCCACCTACCAGCGCTACGCCAAGCTGGTGAACGAGCAGCCCGAGCGCATGTTCACCCTGCGCGGCCTGCTGGATTTTGCACACCACCGCGACGCCATTCCGCTGGACGAAGTGGAGCCGGCCGAGGGCATCATGCGGCGGTTTGCGACCGGGGCCATGTCGTTTGGCTCGATTTCGCACGAGGCGCACAGCACCCTGGCCATTGCCATGAACCGTATCGGCGGCAAAAGCAACACCGGCGAGGGCGGCGAGGACCCGCTGCGCTACGAAATCATGCCCAACGGCGACTCCATGCGCTCGGCCATCAAGCAGGTGGCGTCGGCCCGTTTCGGCGTCACGGCCCACTACCTCACCAATGCCGACGAGCTGCAAATCAAGATGGCCCAGGGCGCCAAGCCCGGCGAGGGCGGCCAACTCCCCGGCCACAAGGTGGACGAGTGGATTGCCAAAGTGCGCCACGCTACGCCCGGCGTCGGCCTGATTTCGCCCCCGCCCCACCACGACATCTACTCCATCGAGGACCTGGCCCAGCTCATCTTCGACCTGAAAAATGCCAACCGCGCCGCCCGCATCAACGTGAAGCTGGTGAGCAAGGCAGGCGTGGGCACCATCGCCGCCGGCGTCGCCAAGGCCCACGCCGACGTTATCCTCATCGCCGGCTACGACGGCGGCACGGGCGCCTCGCCCATCAGCTCCATCAAGCACGCCGGCCTGCCCTGGGAGCTGGGCCTGGCCGAAGCCCACCAAACGCTGGTGCGCAACCAGCTCCGCAGCCGCGTGGTGCTGCAAGCCGACGGCCAGCTAAAAACCGGCCGCGACCTGGCCGTGGCGGCGCTGTTAGGGGCCGAGGAATGGGGCGTGGCCACCGCCGCGCTCGTGGCCGGCGGCTGCGTGATGATGCGCAAATGCCACCTCAACACCTGCCCCGTGGGCGTGGCCACCCAAGACCCCGAATTGCGCAAGCTCTTCACCGGCCAGCCCGAGCACATTGTGAGCCTGTTCCGCTTCCTGGCCGAGGAGCTGCGCGAAATCATGGCCGAGCTGGGTTTCCGCACCATCAATGAGATGGTGGGCCGCCCCGAATTCCTGAAAGTGCGCGAGGGCATCACCCACTGGAAAGCCCGCCACCTCGACCTGGCCGACATGCTGCACCCCGCCGTGAACATCTCCGGCGGCACCCTCTACAACAGCGAGGCGCAGGACCACGGCATCCGCGGCATCCTGGATTGGCAGTTGCTCGAACACGCCCAACCGGCTCTGAATGAGCAGACGCCAGTATTTGCCGAGTTCGAGGTGCAGAACATTGACCGCACCATCGGCACGCTGCTCTCGAATGAGATTGCCAAGCGCTACCACGCCGCCGGCCTGCCCGACAATACCATCAACTACCGCTTCCGGGGCTCGGCGGGCCAGAGCTTCGGCGCGTTCAGCGTGCGCGGCTTGAACTTCACGCTGGAAGGCGAGGCCAACGACTACGTGGGCAAGGGCCTGAGCGGCGCGCAGTTGGCCATCTTCCCCTCCCCCGCCGCCCATTTTGTACCTGAGCAGAACATCATCATCGGTAACGTGGCGCTGTACGGGGCCACCTCCGGCGCGATGTTCGTGCGCGGGCAGGCCGGCGAGCGGTTCGCCGTGCGCAACTCCGGCGCCACCGCCGTAGTCGAAGGCGTGGGCGACCACGGCTGCGAGTACATGACGGGAGGACGCGCCCTCATCCTGGGCCAGACGGGCCGCAACTTCGCTGCCGGCATGAGCGGCGGCATCGCCTGGGTGTACGACCCCAACGGCACCTTCCCCCAAAACTGCAACCCCGAAATGGTGGAGCTGGACCCGCTGGATGCTGACGACGAGGACCAGATTCAGGAGCTGCTGCGGCAGCACGTGGAGCTGACGGGCAGCCAAGTAGCGGCGTTTCTGCTGGGGAACTGGCAGGAAGAGGCCGGGAAATTCGTGAAGGTGTTTCCGAGCGAGTATAAGAAGGTGCTGCAAAAGGCGCGGTATGCGGAGGTGGGGTGA
- a CDS encoding NAD(P)/FAD-dependent oxidoreductase encodes MSGFPENTLDYDVAIVGAGPAGAACALALRRSGLRVALLDKAQFPRDKVCGDAVPGQAFKALRQLDPAFVEQLWQLQPRDDVRDSRLVAPSGAGLTLQWKLPSFNSPRETFDAALLELVRQHSATEILENTGLKTLSIAPGHARLTTTDGREITAGLVIGCDGANSVVGRKLLPAPLDRAHHCAGVRAYYENVAGASSGTTEFFLSSDYLAGYVWLFPVGGGRCNVGLGMLSEIVSAHKVDLKETLARVLATHPELAGRFAGARQLGPIVGFGLPLGGGRTRPISGSRFMLCGDAASLIDPLQGHGIDTAIQSGILAGAQAAACFEQQDFSAGFMRQYDAQVEHKIGRKLAKSYRLMRFLSNKAWLVNAAVGLARVPGLRAWVQKAIG; translated from the coding sequence GTGTCTGGTTTTCCCGAAAATACTCTTGACTACGACGTCGCCATCGTCGGCGCCGGGCCGGCGGGCGCGGCCTGCGCGCTGGCCCTGCGCCGCAGCGGCCTGCGCGTGGCCCTGCTCGACAAAGCCCAGTTTCCGCGCGACAAGGTGTGCGGCGACGCCGTGCCTGGCCAAGCATTCAAGGCCCTGCGCCAGCTCGACCCCGCCTTCGTGGAGCAGCTCTGGCAGCTGCAGCCGCGCGACGACGTGCGCGACTCCCGCCTCGTGGCCCCCAGCGGCGCCGGCCTCACGCTGCAGTGGAAGCTGCCCAGCTTCAACAGCCCCCGCGAAACCTTCGATGCGGCTTTGCTGGAGCTGGTGCGGCAGCACTCGGCCACCGAAATTCTGGAAAATACCGGCCTCAAAACGCTGAGCATTGCGCCCGGCCACGCCCGCCTGACGACCACCGACGGGCGCGAAATCACGGCCGGACTGGTCATCGGCTGCGATGGGGCCAACTCCGTGGTGGGCCGCAAGCTGCTGCCCGCGCCGCTCGACCGCGCCCATCACTGCGCCGGGGTGCGCGCTTACTACGAAAACGTGGCCGGGGCCAGCAGCGGCACCACCGAGTTTTTCCTGAGCAGCGACTACCTGGCCGGCTACGTGTGGCTGTTTCCGGTGGGCGGCGGGCGCTGCAACGTGGGCCTGGGCATGCTGTCCGAAATCGTATCGGCGCACAAAGTCGACCTCAAGGAAACCTTGGCGCGTGTACTGGCCACCCACCCGGAGCTGGCTGGTCGCTTTGCCGGGGCGCGGCAGCTCGGGCCCATCGTCGGCTTCGGCCTGCCGCTGGGCGGGGGGCGCACGCGGCCCATCAGCGGCAGCCGGTTCATGCTCTGCGGCGACGCCGCTTCGCTCATCGACCCGCTGCAGGGCCACGGCATCGACACGGCCATTCAGAGCGGCATCCTGGCCGGGGCGCAGGCGGCGGCTTGCTTTGAGCAGCAGGATTTCAGCGCCGGGTTTATGCGGCAGTATGATGCGCAGGTGGAACATAAAATCGGCCGGAAGCTGGCCAAGAGCTACCGCCTCATGCGCTTCCTCAGCAACAAAGCCTGGCTGGTGAATGCGGCCGTGGGCCTGGCGCGGGTGCCGGGGCTCAGGGCGTGGGTGCAAAAGGCCATCGGGTAG
- a CDS encoding helix-turn-helix domain-containing protein encodes MAFSDIEHRECPPPPALAEFVESFWMLVNHADTAQPMVLIPDGRIDVFFSESATEPCQVTLRGLDTRPSAQGIPPHRPVFAISWKLLAAEYVLPVRLAGLLETGCPLPPGYLGLGAADLRDFDGFCAKAAARIAQLLPTEMDARKRKLFQQLYASNGALPVGALAKAAGWSSRQINRYFTRQFGLSLKAYANILRFRASLPHLKAGRLFPEENFADQAHFIREIKKYAGVVPKELARNQDDRFIQLSALPSR; translated from the coding sequence ATGGCTTTCAGCGACATCGAACACCGGGAGTGCCCGCCGCCACCGGCGCTGGCCGAGTTCGTGGAAAGTTTCTGGATGCTCGTCAACCACGCCGACACGGCCCAGCCCATGGTGCTCATCCCCGACGGGCGCATTGACGTGTTCTTTTCTGAGTCCGCCACCGAGCCTTGCCAGGTGACGCTCCGGGGGCTCGACACCCGGCCCAGCGCGCAGGGCATTCCGCCGCACCGCCCCGTGTTTGCCATCAGCTGGAAGCTGCTGGCGGCGGAGTACGTGCTGCCCGTGCGGCTGGCCGGTTTGCTGGAAACCGGCTGCCCGCTCCCGCCCGGCTACCTGGGCCTGGGCGCAGCCGACTTGCGCGATTTTGACGGTTTTTGCGCCAAAGCGGCGGCGCGCATCGCGCAATTGCTGCCCACGGAAATGGATGCCCGGAAGCGGAAGCTGTTTCAGCAGCTTTACGCCAGCAACGGGGCTTTGCCGGTGGGGGCCCTGGCCAAAGCAGCGGGCTGGAGCAGCCGGCAAATCAATCGGTACTTCACCCGGCAGTTTGGCCTTTCGCTGAAGGCCTACGCCAACATCCTGCGGTTTCGGGCGTCGCTGCCGCACCTCAAAGCCGGCCGGCTTTTCCCCGAGGAAAACTTCGCCGACCAAGCCCATTTCATTCGCGAAATCAAAAAGTACGCGGGCGTGGTGCCCAAAGAGCTGGCCCGCAATCAGGACGACCGATTTATACAATTATCGGCTTTGCCCTCAAGATAA
- a CDS encoding FAD-dependent oxidoreductase produces the protein MLLQHKQVAVVGGGPGGLTLARLLQRQGATVRVYERDRSRHERVQGGTLDLHDESGLAALRAAGLLDAFKAHYRPGADKLRLTDKHATVALSQHAEAPADTFGDAAFRPEIDRGPLRNILLDALQPGTVVWDSQLVAVQPLGAGWQLTFRGGATATADILIGADGANSKIRPFYSGVTIVEGTVYDAAQNAPRLHALTQGGKIFALDDAQTLVVSAKGDGSLTFYTGCKTPETWARDSGIDFANAAEVGAWFRQGFTGWAEIWQELFASDTTRCVPRPQYCMPPDQTWPAQPNLTLLGDAAHLMPPYAGEGVNMAMLDALELSQCLTSDQFPTVQAALAHYEQHMRQRAAAVAQETLEQTERAPARARGAGASGGAVCR, from the coding sequence ATGTTATTGCAACACAAACAAGTAGCCGTTGTGGGTGGTGGCCCCGGCGGCCTCACCCTGGCCCGGCTGCTACAGCGGCAGGGCGCCACTGTGCGCGTGTACGAACGCGACCGCAGTCGCCACGAGCGGGTGCAGGGCGGCACCCTCGACCTGCACGACGAATCGGGCCTGGCCGCCTTGCGCGCCGCCGGCCTGCTCGACGCCTTTAAAGCCCACTACCGCCCCGGTGCCGACAAGCTGCGCCTGACCGACAAGCACGCCACCGTGGCCCTCAGCCAACACGCCGAAGCCCCCGCCGACACGTTCGGCGACGCGGCTTTCCGGCCCGAAATCGACCGGGGCCCCTTGCGCAACATCCTGCTCGATGCGCTGCAACCCGGCACGGTGGTGTGGGACAGCCAGTTGGTGGCGGTGCAGCCGCTGGGCGCGGGCTGGCAGCTCACGTTTCGGGGCGGTGCTACGGCCACGGCGGATATTCTCATCGGGGCCGATGGGGCCAACTCCAAAATCCGGCCGTTCTATTCAGGCGTGACCATCGTGGAAGGCACTGTGTACGACGCGGCGCAAAACGCGCCCCGCCTGCACGCGCTGACGCAGGGCGGGAAAATCTTCGCGCTCGATGACGCCCAAACCTTGGTGGTAAGTGCCAAAGGCGATGGCAGCCTGACCTTCTACACTGGCTGCAAAACGCCCGAAACCTGGGCCCGCGATAGCGGCATCGACTTCGCGAACGCGGCAGAGGTGGGGGCCTGGTTCCGGCAGGGATTTACGGGTTGGGCGGAAATCTGGCAGGAGTTGTTCGCCAGCGACACCACGCGCTGCGTGCCGCGCCCGCAATACTGCATGCCCCCGGACCAAACCTGGCCTGCCCAGCCCAATCTCACGCTGCTCGGCGACGCCGCCCACCTCATGCCGCCCTACGCCGGCGAAGGCGTGAACATGGCCATGCTCGATGCCCTGGAGCTCAGCCAGTGCCTGACCAGCGACCAGTTCCCAACCGTGCAGGCCGCCCTCGCTCACTACGAGCAGCACATGCGCCAGCGCGCCGCGGCCGTGGCCCAGGAAACCCTGGAGCAAACGGAGCGAGCGCCTGCACGCGCCCGGGGCGCTGGGGCATCTGGTGGGGCTGTTTGCCGATAA